ttttattttctttgctttagtaATAGAAtggtaaaataatttttttccttaaatccctttatttattttagaaaaaatACTTGCATTTTATAATGCTATAATGATAAAATCCAATGACAATAATTAGATGAAAATTAAAAGAATGATTCAAaacaataatttataatttaattttgtaAAATCAAAATAGTTAGTTATTATccaaattatgaaaataaatatattttgagTTCTCTCATACAAGGGAGAGCCACCAATAGTCATGTAGGCCAACTTCGTTAATATGTAGCCATTACATGGAATATCATGATGCCTTGGTGTGTTTTTTTGAAGAAAAGTAAAATTGGCACATATCTATCTAAACCTAAGGTTTGGAGGTGCAACCTATCATGCAACTCATCAAGATAACATATTTAATGTGAAGTGTTCGGATTATGAGAATTTTTTAAAATATGACCGAAACTTAATCTAAAGATTTCTAGTAGCTaggaaaaaaaatatcatttgttatTAGTAGAATATCATCTTTTTATATAGAATATAGAATATAGAATATCAGATGATGATTtgggtgatgaagatgatgaaggatACGACACATAGGCCAATGTTGAGGTGGACCCCCATACCATCAGGTCGAACAAGCGTAAAAGGAAAGCCAGTTAAGAGGAATAGGGTAAAGGGTCAATtagacaaaaaaaagaaaggggagGACGATGACAGTTggtagaaggaagaagaggagagtgaagatgacatggagaCAAAGAGTGAGGAGGTTCAAATTATCTCAAGCCAGAAGAAAAAGGGGAAGATGCTGAGAGGTGAGGAGTTGGAAGCCAAGAACTACTCGCCCCTTCTGACTAACTCCAAGGATCAGAGTAAGGGCTTGGCTTGGGAGAATACCCCCAACAAGGAAATTAAGACAACTGAGTGGAAGGAGGTGGGTCTAGAGGTGAACTTGGACCCTATGGGAGATGAGACTTGGGTTGGCTCCCCTCTGGAATTCGACCTCTCTATTAAAAATGGAATGGACTGCTTCAATAAGGTCTTCTTTTGGATTCAGAaggaaattaaaaacataaaacataaacagGTCCAGTAAGCTAGCAAACTTGAAGCTTTGGAAGCTATTGGCACCAAAAAATTCAGCTCTAGATACCTGACTACTTAAGTGAGCTGACTAAAGCTATCAACAATGCGAAGGAAAGTATAAATGCCCAATGCAATAGCTTTAAAACGCTGAAAGATAGAGCAGGGGCAACTAAAAAGAAGATGGGAGGGATTAAGAAGACCCTCAAAAAGATTGGCGAGAAGAGTTACAAGATTTTAAAGGCTGCTTCTAATAGTATCAAGGTCCTTATTAGAAAACTCGAACAAGTCCAGGGGGATAAGGCCCTTGGGGACACTACTGAGGAGAAGGATGGAACCCCTAAAGATAAGGAAGCTAGTCTTGGAAAAAGAACAAGAGCAAGTaccaagaagaaacaaaaccaaagcaGGGACAGTGAAGATATCAAGAGGACTGTTGTAACAATGGAGTAATTGGAGCTGGAAGCTGCCAAATTGCTAAAGAACTTCACCTAGGCTTGACTGTTCTTCTCTGCTTTTTCTGTTGTCTGGTGTTTAGTTTATTTGTGTTGTTCCTTTTCTCTTGCTGGCTTTTTATTTTCGACCAACTGTCCTTTCTAtggttgttgtcttttgttttttcGATGGTCTTTGATGACTATCTTTTGAATCtatgatgtaaagggtttcagggacccttcaaaacctgttttcccctaatcaaaaacataTAAAACCTAAATGGAACAAATACTTATTAATAATCATAAATATTTGTTATTTCTAACATTTATATCTAATATAAATGGGCCAGTAGTTAAACATAAAAAACCATTCATTTTTATAAAAGAAAcacattataatataaaatataacttatatccaacacaaaaggaccaatagttgaacacctTTCAACAAAACTTCACATTCATGGAAAAATACAAGATATCTATTATGCTCACATTTTATAGttcacttgttaatgaatgtatttatgtATTTTTATATAATATTCATGAGTTCTCATGTGTTCAAATATAGGTTGattttgaccaacatttggttatttttaattttcatatgaactatttatttataatatatgatataaatatgtggcaagactGGATATGATAAGCACATATGAATGTACAATAATTAGACCCTATACATCAATATTATtcataaaaacaattaaatttatttatcaaaAACCAATAACTTATTTACATAATGTATAGGCTGAAATGAATACTTGTAAAAAGTTTTTTATATATAAGCGATACAAGCGTAAATATTgatgctctcataccaattgatcaATCGTGGCACTAGTAAAATTCCTATTTGCAGGACGCCTTTTGTTTGATTAGAGAAACGAAATTGTGGATGCTTGCCCGATAGACTTGGCTATCGTTCCTGGTCAAGTCTCTAATAATCTCTTGAACACGAGATCTGATTTGTCTACCTTCCTCTTCCTCCATTAATGTGCGAACAACTTTACAGGAAAAAGAATCGTCCTCCTCATTTCTCCTGACTTCCACCCCCAACTCGAGTTCCTGGGCTATGAGCTTAGCATTCAAGCTCTGTTCGTATAGCAGTGCAAGAGTAACAAACGACACCTCAAACCTCAATCCTCCGGACACTGAGATCCACCCGCAATTATTGAGGAGAGCTCCTGCAGAAGGATGGGCCAAAATGTGCAACTGAGGCGCCCATTCCGTCACCGGAAGTCCTCTTCTTTGCGTGCGCTCTACAAAACCGTGGGGCAACGCAACAGCCATCTGGTGGAGAAGATCAAAGAGAAAAGGAAGCTCACTTTCTTCTAAGCCCAGAGCCAAGACAGTGAGCTCCTGCTGGGTGAGAATACATTCGCTGCCAAAGGAGACTACCACCACCGAACAGGGCTTCTGCATATCCAGCCAGGCCAAGCAAAGGTCATCTGCCGGTGGCGGCATTAGATCGGGCATCTGAATCCCCATGGGAGGCACGGGCCAGCCGGTTGTTCTCTCTAAATATTCCAAGTATTTGCCATCTAATTCTACGCACAAATTGAAGCCTATCGCCCAGCTAGCCTTAAAGCACATACTCCACGGCTCTGCCATATTAACTTGCCCCTCCTCCTTTTGGAATATATCCAGGTGCTTCCGTGCCGAGCGGAAACCGGGCGGGGGAACTGTCAGATCTGGGACTATTATACAATGGTGGCTTCTTGGCCAAGAAGGAAACCTGTACTGGAGGGAGACGTTATAACGAAAAATATGGAGAGTAAGTAAATCTTGAGACCTTGAGCACGCAATTTCTTGGCCATCTCTAAGAAGGCTCTGATTTGGCTTTTTGAAAGCCAAGGAACCATCATAACATGGAGCTGGCGCACCTCTGCTTCCATGCTACTGGAATCATATTGCAAGTTTTCTATTGAAGACAGTTCGATTGCTCGTTTAAATTGCCGAATTATCGGGCGTGATTATCGATTAGATGAAGAACAACGACTATGAACCACAGAAGCTAGCAATCCGTGCATCCTTATTCATAACTCTTATCATTTACTTGTCCAAATTGATGTTAACATTATTAGTCTGTTAATATCTGTTTGGTTGGGGATTAAACTGTGTGGTAGTTTTTCATCAAAGTTTTGTATTAGGTTGGTTTGTTGGTTTATTTGAATGTTAGGTGTATTTGAATGGCTCTAAATGATACCATTACAGATTGAGTCTTGGTATATATAAGGTCCCACATGATAAAGAATGAGCCAAGTGTTAACAGGTGTTAATGATGAAGTACCCTTTAGCTCTTGGCTCTtagtcaaaatgaaattttgtgaATGATATTAACTATtcgtaatttttaaaaaaaaaatgataatctaTTGATTTAATATGCAATAACGTATATGTCATTTGAAACATCAATTTTTATTTACTTCTTTACAAAGGACATATATGAACATGAGTTAAAAACAATAGATTTGCATAACAATCAATCTTTGCTTTATAGAATACTTTGATAATTGTTCAAATTTTTTATTGGAATTTAGtttcatattttttttgttaaaacttGTTTTTAGATTTGAGAACTTCATCGGAATTTGGCAAATCTTCTTCATTTGGTGGCATTTCAATTTTGGATATAGACAAGTATGTTGGTTCTGCAACCTATTGTTAGTTAAATTTAAGGAGTTCAAAATCCCTATACTACAAAAAGCTAAGATGTTGGACCAATGGATGATAGATTGTCCATAATATCTCTCCTACACTTCAGACTTTGCAAAACCCACTTTGAAAAACATACTTCTTTGCACCTACATTTTGTAATATTagaatgataaaatatgatgaTAATAAATTACTCTCAAGTTTAAATACACCAAAAATACAGTGTGATATCATACTTATAAAAACTCTTTAAAATTAGAAATATATAGTATCTAATTGATATAAGCATAATTGTTTTTTGCTATCATACTATTTGATCACAATGTTATTATAGATGACATGGGCTCGTAATCCTCTAGGTTAAATTTGCAAGCATGTTGTGGTTTCATGAAATATTATTGGACCTTCATTTTTAAGAAATGTGAAATAGTCTCTTATATGTCGACAATTAAGGTTTCAAGGTCTGACTCATCATTCAACTTGTCACATTAGGATATCTAGTGAGAACTTtccaaaaaccactttgaaaaaCTTACTTCTTTGCACCTACATTTCGTAATATTAGAATGATAAAATTTGATGATAATAAATTACTCTCAACTTTAAATACACCAACAATATATTGTGAAATCATACTTATAAAAATTCTTTAAAATTAGAAATATATAGTATCTAATTGATATAACATAATTGTTTTTTGCTATCATACTATTTGATCACAATGTTATTATAGATGACATGGGCTTGTAATCCTCTAGGTTAAATTTGCAAGCATGTTGTGGTTTCATGAAATATTATTGGACCTTCATTTTTAAGAAATGTGAAATAGTCTCTTATATGTCTACAATTAAGGTTTCAAGGTGTGACTCATCATTCAACTTGTCACATTAGCATATCTAGTGAGAACTTTTAAAGATTCAACCAAAAACTTAATCTCGATCTCCCAAGTTCTTGAACAAAACAAATATTATTTGTTAGTAGAACAATATCAAATTCTTATTTGAAATATAACTTACATGTGCGGCCTAAATGATCTCAATGCCTTTCAGTAAGTATAAATCTTGTTATCTCTAATTTTTATATTCAACAAAAATGGATCAATTGAACACATAAAtagtatttttaataaaaataaaacattattattattattttaaataaaatctatatTGAAGTTTAAATGatcattaattttttatatttttttaataatattgtaTATTTCATAGTAAAATTTAAAGTATTTAGTgtgctcaccttttatatttgCGATTAGACAAactattaatatgaaatactccagtGCAATAAGTGTAACCCCAATAATTATAAacataaggaaaatattttcttggCATAATAATACTACttgtatttaaataaaatatatattttacaaatCACACAATTATAGTGAATATTTATAATATTTGATAAGAAATAAATACAAAAATAGTTATTTTACATGTTAattaatgtatttttatttttttatttaatattaatagaTTCTTATTGTAATgacattagatttccacaatccattatgtTGAGTTTTTCTATTTCTAGTTTTGATTGTGCATGAATttcttgcatcaatgtttcagatcatacTCTTTGATCAAACATCATGATGAGAGAGTGCATAAAGAGAAGGAGAAAAGGTAAGTTGCAAACTAAGACAATATAAAAAGGAGGGATGACAGGAGTAAAGGGAGAACACAAAACTCAAAGAGAGTGGACAAGATAATAGAAGGTTAAAACAAtaagttaaaattaaaaaaaatgagtaaaaattaatgcttaatgaaaaataaacatataagcaaaattttatttaaaaaattaaattgaaaaaactAAATAAATACATATTATATAGATATATAAGAGCATATATATATAAGTAAGCTTAAAGGAAtaataactataaattaaataagaaagaaaggaataacatgaaaaTAATGAAAAGGAGAAATATGAGACTATTTAATTATACTACTAATGAAGCCCCCCAAAAGCTAGCAAATATGTTAAGAGGAAAACATATATACTAGATGATTCATAATCATAATGTAAGAGAGTGTCAGTAGTTGTAAATATGTAAATTGCATAATTAGACTCACTACAGATGATATTTGAAGGGGGAAGTGAGATGGAAAGAAGCACAAGACATGAGGAGAATGAAATCACAAAATATGATGTGAAACGTTGGTGAAAAAAAGATACACGATCAAATCTAGAAGCAATTACTTGATAAGACAACATTtttactaaattaaataaattaaaaaatagaacaTTGTCTTGTCATTAACTATTTGTATAATTACATAGTCAAAAATCTAACTCCATGTCCCTAAATTTACTTCTCCTAAACTTCTCGCTCAAATATGGTACACAGACCCTCAAACCATCAATACTTGCAATGCTCAATTTAGGAACCCTGTCATTGTTGAGTAAGAAGAAGCATAAAtgcataattattaaataatacaaCACAAATTAGTTGCAAAAgtaataagaaaatcaaaattaaataacaaAAGTATTCAGAAGACATAGATTTACGTGGTAAAACCTTTACAACATACCAAGGAAACATCAATGGGGCAAGGTATAGGTATTCTTATTGCTGAAAGGAAAACGAAATTTCCCAAGGAGAAGAGAATTTGAGGTATTAGAGCTCACAAAATTGATAGTAAATTTTTAACAATGATCCATCTAGGGCATGAAAGTGCCATAACCTCATCATTAATTGCATTAGGAGTCCATTTTAAGGCCCTAAAGGTGCAGTTGCCTATACTCCAATACTATTTGTTCGTAATCAATTATTTCATGTTGATGGCTTTAAAGATCAGGAAAAAGCCTTTGTGAAccattcaaataaaataaatttaaatacccACCATACATTTCTAAACCATTAATCTAAACAATTTTTAGCAAAACTTTGCTACTATCAACTGCAACAAAAAAGATTGCTATACTTTTAAACCTAATTTAGTGTTTGGGACAAGCATTGGTTGTTCCATAAATGCCTCCTTTAtatatcttttgttttctttgctCTAATTATAGAATGGTAAGATAATTATTTTTCCTTAAATccctttaattattttagaaattgtaCTTGCATTTTTTTGTAATGCTAGAATGATAAATTCTAATGACAATAATTGGATGAAAATTAAAATAATGATTTAAACAATAATTTATTGTTTAAATTTATAAAATCCAAATATTTAATTATGATTCAAATTATGATAAGAAATATATTATGAGTTCTCTTATACAAGAGAGAAGGAATACTAGTCATGTGGAccaactttgtcaacatgtagtcGTTACATGTAATAttgtaatgcctccattttttgttTTAGAAATGTACAATGACACTTatctatctacaactaaggtttggaGGTGCAACTTATCATGCAATTAATCAAAATAACACATTTGATGTGAAGTGTCGTAAAAATGACTTTTAAAAAATATGACCCAAACTTAATCAAAAAATTTCTAGTAGTTGCAGAAAAAATATCATTTGTTCTTAGTAGACTAAAAAATTAAATACCACCTAAatagaaatgatttgaaatgagcACGTCAAGAGGCAAGGCAAGAGTAAGGGTTTCAGGGGATTCTAAGAGTGGAGAACATGATTTTGAGGATGATGGTGGTGGCAATCCTTCCCTCTATTTGAGCGGAGGGGTTGTTGCAAATGAGGTTGGTGGTTCTAATGGCAGAGGTGATGTTGGTGAGGCGGTCTGTCTACCTTTTCCagtggttgttgttgtttttggtGGAGGTAGGGTTTTCGTTAGAGGCGGTAGGGTTTCTTCTGGAGATAAGGCTGAGGGAGATGTTGAAGGTGGAGAGGGTGATGGTAATGTCGATTCTACTTTTGGGTCTTTATCCCTATTCCTCTCCCTTCTTGGTCTCCCTTCGATGTATCTTAGGGGTTTCTTGTTTGACCTTGTTCCTATTTGGTGTCGCATGTCCTTTGTGGTGGATACTGAGGCTTTGTTGCTGGGTAGAGATAACTCTAGAGCTAGGTTGCATATGGTTTGGCTTCTCCTTCAGCTGGATCATTTCTCTTCtccccctattgaggtgggggttgactctttggaggtggagatggttTTCTCCTATGAGGGGCCTATTTCTTTTATGTGGATCCTTTGTGCTTTCCTTTCTTATTCCTTGGTGAgggtttcttcttctcctttttctcGTTCTCATGGATCTCTTCTTGAGGTGGTTTTCTCTCATATAGAGGTGGAGACACTACATAGGTTTTGGGTTAAGAGTGGGTTGTTTGGGCAGCTGGTGTGATCTCcttcttgtcctattgaggtggctCTCTCTCCTATTTAATTGGAGAGATGGTGTGAGGGATTTTTGAGACTACTGTTGTTTGTGTTGGTAGTTGAGAGAGCCTATCAAAAACCTCATGGAATTCTTTGCAGAAGGGTTTAGGTGTCTTGTCAAAACCCTATTTCCTAGATTTTGCCTTCAAGACAAGTTGTTTTTGTTTGGGCCTTGACTGGTTGTGGGAGTTGTAAAACCCATTCTCACAGGTTGTGGGAGCTttgtaaaacccactctcaaggttgagggagcttggAAAAACCCTATGTTTTTTGTTCCTCTCAGGGACAGGCTAGATGCTGGTAGTTTTCAAGGGTCTAGTTTGGGCAGTGATTTTTTTTTATTAGGTTAAGGCTTTGTTGTTTTTTGTGGCCTAGAGAATCTGTTATAGGTtatgggagcctgggaaaaccGTTCTTGTTGGTTGAGGGTGCCTGATAAAACTCCCATTCTCTCTTTTTGGCGGTCTATTGTTTGCTAACTTAGTACCTCTGCTTTGGCCAACCTTGTTTGTAATGTTTTACACTTGATGTTTGGCTTGTGTTTGGTTGGTTGTGGttgctttgattttctatttatgtttcttgCAGTCTTTGGGTTTTGGGATTTAGACGCCCATAAGTCTAGAAGGTTGTAGGTCCTTTCTAAAACTTGTTGTTTGTTGCCACGTAGTTTAGTCCATTATTCGATTGCAATTATCTGATTGT
This window of the Cryptomeria japonica unplaced genomic scaffold, Sugi_1.0 HiC_scaffold_1806, whole genome shotgun sequence genome carries:
- the LOC131041065 gene encoding UDP-glycosyltransferase 91D1-like gives rise to the protein MEAEVRQLHVMMVPWLSKSQIRAFLEMAKKLRAQVPDLTVPPPGFRSARKHLDIFQKEEGQVNMAEPWSMCFKASWAIGFNLCVELDGKYLEYLERTTGWPVPPMGIQMPDLMPPPADDLCLAWLDMQKPCSVVVVSFGSECILTQQELTVLALGLEESELPFLFDLLHQMAVALPHGFVERTQRRGLPVTEWAPQLHILAHPSAGALLNNCGWISVSGGLRFEVSFVTLALLYEQSLNAKLIAQELELGVEVRRNEEDDSFSCKVVRTLMEEEEGRQIRSRVQEIIRDLTRNDSQVYRASIHNFVSLIKQKASCK